In Myxocyprinus asiaticus isolate MX2 ecotype Aquarium Trade chromosome 16, UBuf_Myxa_2, whole genome shotgun sequence, a single window of DNA contains:
- the LOC127453554 gene encoding apolipoprotein A-I-like — protein MKLYLVLAFVAFTGCQANLFYADEPKPQLEQLTDAFWSYVAKATRTAEDTLKMIRESQLGQEVNARLTESADKASEYAITLKNQMNPLAEELMIKITKEAEVLRERLEKDLTTVRDKLEPYAENLKSQIQQRVEDLRTAMAPYAESLDSETLKATLLQKSEELRESLEQSVKELQAQLEPYTAEIKEKVDQHLQEFQKTVTPLTEDLQAKIAERAQFVQQSLAPYAEDLKEKLDPYAQNLKAQLTSLYESFTKTN, from the exons ATGAAATTGTATCTGGTGCTTGCCTTTGTTGCATTCACAG GTTGCCAAGCCAACCTGTTCTATGCTGATGAGCCCAAACCTCAACTGGAGCAGTTGACTGATGCATTCTGGAGCTATGTTGCCAAGGCAACACGTACTGCAGAGGACACTCTGAAAATGATTAGAGAGTCTCAGCTGGGTCAGGAAGTCAA TGCAAGACTGACAGAAAGTGCTGATAAAGCCAGCGAATATGCCATCACACTCAAAAATCAGATGAATCCTCTAGCTGAAGAGCTGATGATCAAAATCACTAAGGAGGCTGAAGTGTTGAGGGAACGTTTGGAGAAGGACTTGACCACAGTGAGAGACAAACTGGAGCCCTATGCTGAGAATCTCAAGAGCCAAATTCAGCAGAGAGTGGAGGACCTCAGAACAGCCATGGCTCCATATGCAGAGTCCCTGGATTCTGAGACCCTGAAGGCCACTCTGCTCCAAAAAAGTGAGGAGCTGAGAGAGAGCTTGGAGCAGAGCGTGAAGGAGCTGCAGGCTCAACTGGAGCCATACACTGCTGAAATCAAAGAGAAGGTGGACCAGCATCTGCAGGAGTTCCAGAAGACTGTGACCCCCCTGACTGAGGATCTCCAGGCAAAGATTGCAGAGAGAGcccagtttgtccagcagagtctTGCACCCTATGCTGAAGACCTGAAGGAAAAGCTGGACCCCTATGCCCAGAACCTGAAGGCCCAGCTCACCTCCCTGTATGAGTCCTTTACCAAGACCAACTAA